In the genome of Acidimicrobiia bacterium, one region contains:
- a CDS encoding alpha/beta family hydrolase, protein MSAAYQGPKTGADRAVLLAHGAGAGMDARPLVAVADVLEAAGIPSLRFEYPYRAAGRRAPDRPPVLESATRDAVDELSRLSGLPPDRLVLGGRSMGGRFCSMVTAGKVDPVPALGLLLLGYPLHPAGKPERRRDDHFGHINVPVLFVSGTRDALAPQAELTKSAKKIPGPVTFRWLETADHGFRPLKASGRTIEDVLQEVAKTSVAWVKPLVT, encoded by the coding sequence GTGAGTGCTGCGTATCAAGGACCGAAGACCGGCGCTGATCGAGCGGTGTTGCTGGCCCACGGCGCGGGCGCCGGAATGGACGCGCGACCGCTCGTTGCCGTGGCAGATGTGCTCGAGGCCGCCGGCATCCCGTCGTTGCGCTTCGAGTACCCGTACCGCGCGGCCGGTCGCCGAGCACCCGATCGCCCGCCCGTGCTCGAGTCGGCGACCCGGGACGCGGTGGACGAGCTCAGTCGACTCAGCGGTCTCCCGCCCGATCGGCTCGTCCTCGGGGGACGTTCAATGGGTGGTCGGTTCTGCTCGATGGTCACCGCAGGCAAGGTCGACCCGGTGCCCGCGCTTGGGCTGCTCCTCCTGGGCTACCCGCTGCACCCGGCCGGAAAGCCCGAGCGGCGACGCGACGATCACTTCGGTCACATCAACGTCCCTGTGCTCTTCGTGAGCGGGACTCGGGACGCGCTCGCGCCGCAAGCCGAGCTCACGAAGTCGGCGAAGAAGATCCCTGGCCCTGTGACCTTTCGCTGGCTCGAGACGGCTGATCACGGGTTTCGGCCCCTGAAGGCGAGCGGCCGAACCATCGAAGACGTGCTCCAGGAGGTCGCCAAGACATCGGTTGCCTGGGTGAAGCCGCTGGTCACGTGA